From the genome of Streptomyces spinoverrucosus:
GGCACCGGGTCGTACCCGCACAACGCTTCCTCCGCCGCCCCCACCGCCAGGCCGGTCAGCATGACCCGCCCGTCGTCGCAGACCAGCACTGTCCGCGCGGTGATGTTCCGGTGCACCCAGCCGTGCGCGTGCAGCACCCGCAGCGCCGTCAGCACGTCGGAGGCGACCTCGGCCGCCCGATACGGCGTCAGCGGCTGCTCGGCGAGCAGCGCGGCCAGCGGTCGCGCCGCCACCAACTCGCTCACCACCCACAGCGACCCGCCCTCGGCGAACACGTCGAAGACCTGGTCGAGCCGCGGATGGTCAGGGATCGCGGCAGCGGCCTGGGCGGCCTCCACCGCACGCCGTACCGCCGGATCCGTGGGCCGCCGAACCGCCCCCGCGCGCCCGGTCGACGGCCGCCGCGCCGCACGCTCACGCGCCGTGAACCCCTCGGGCAGCCCCTCCGCGTCGAGCACCTCCGCCTCGACGACCTCCGGCAACGGCACCTGCCGGACCAGGACTTCCTGCCCGCTGTAGGTGTCGAAGGCCCGGGTCTCCGTGAGTTCGTACTCGTCGGAGGGCGGCAGCGGCAGGCGGTAGCGGTCGGCGAGTACCCGCCCCGCATAGTCGTCCACGTTGCCTCCCCCGGCCGCCCGGTGGTCAATTCCGTTCGTGTGGCGCCCCGTTCCGGATGCGTTCCCGATGCGTACGGTTCGCAACCACTCACGATACGTGCCGGAGGCAACCCGCACGGAGGGATGGGGAGATCTCACGAGATCCCATGGGACGCCCTGCGCGGGGCCAGCGCCCCGGCCCGGTCACGCCTTCGGTTTGAAGGTGCTGGTCAGCGTCCGCCACGTGGACTTGCGCAGTTCGCCGTCCCACGCCGCGGCCTTCGCCGTGTACATCAACGCATAGCCCTGATGGTCGTTGACGACGAACCCCCGGTCGATCGTCCGGTACTTCGTACCTCCGTCGACATAGGTGAACTCCCAGTCGGCCGTGTTCCAACCGCGGTAGTCCACCTCCTCTATTCGGATCCGGTCGTACTGCGAGCGCGTCATGTAGCGCTCCTGGTTCTTCCAGTCCTGCACGGGGTCGTCCTTGGGCGTGGCGGTCCAGGCGATGAGCAGTTTCTGCCCGTTGGGCCCGGTGAACCGGTCACCTGCCGCGTCCGACGAACCGTACTTCCAGCCCTTGGGCAGTCCTATGGAGTAGCCCTGGCCGCCCTGGTACGTCTTCTCCGCGGCGGAGCCGTCCGAGGAGTCCCCGGCGTCCGAGGAGTTGTCCGACGAGCCGTCCGACTCCTGGTCGCCGTCCCCGGCCGCCGCCCCGCCACTGGCGCTGGGCGTGTTGCCCGGCGTGGACCCCGCCGATGCCGACGCCGACGCCGCACCGTCGGTGTGGGCGCCGCCGTCGTCGGACCTGGTGTCGGCGCTCTCGCTCGCCCCGGCGGCCGTCTTGTCGCCGCCCCGGGACTGGTTGGACCCGTCGTCGCCCGAGTTGAGCGCCACGGCCAGCACGACACCGAGCACGGCGAGCACCACGACCACCGCGATGACCACCAGCGTCCGCCGGGGCACCACGTCGGTGAGCGGCGCCCTCGGCACCGGCCGCGGCGGCAGGTCCGGCGGCGTCATCACGGGCCATCCGGAACTCCGGCCGCCAGACGCGCTCTTCGTACCGGACTCCGGCGCGGACACAGCGGTCGTACGCCCCGCGTCCCCGCCCGATGTATCCCCGCTCCCGGACGTCGTACGAGCTGCCGCCGCCGCGCCCGTGGCCACCGCGGCCTTGCGGGCCGACGGCAACGCCCCGCGCAGCCGGTCACCCCCTTCGCGGCTCTCGCCGCCCGCCGAACTCCTCTTCTTCGCGGGCGCGTCCGGCTGTGGGGGCAGCGGCACGACCTTGGTCGCGTCCGCCGGCTCGGCCGTCTTCGGGTCGGGCGCGTTGATCACGCCGTTGAGCAGGGCCCGGGCGCCGGCGTCGTCGAGGCGCTTCTCGGGGTCCTTGGTGAGCAGCCCGTAGATGACGTCCTTGAGCGGGCCGGCGTTCTTCGGCTCCTCCAGCGGCTCGGTCATCACCGCGGTGAGCGTGGCGATCGCGGAGCCCTTGTCGTACGGCGGGACACCCTCGACCGCCGCGTACAGCAGACCGCCGAGCGACCACAGGTCGGCGGCCGGGCCGGGCTTGTGGCCGCGGGCGCGCTCGGGGGAGATGTAGGAGGGCGCGCCGACGAGCATGCCGGTGGAGGTGATGGACGGGTCGCCCTCGACCTGGGCGATGCCGAAGTCGGTGAGCACGACCCGGCCGTCGTCGGCGATCAGCACGTTCGACGGCTTCACGTCGCGGTGCAGGATGCCCTCGCGGTGCGCCGAGCGCAGTACGTCGAGGACGGCGAGGCCGACCTCGGCGGCGCGCCGGGGCTGAAGCAGGCCGTCCTCGCGGATGACTTCGGCGAGGGACTTGCCCTCGACGAGTTCCATCACGATCCATGGCCGGTCGTCCTCGTCGACCACGTCGAAGACCGTCACCGCGCTGGTGTTGCGGATCCGCGCGATGGCCTTGGCCTCGCGCAGGGTGCGCGTGATGAGCCGGCGCTTCTCGTCCTCGTCGATGTTGGTCGGGAACCGCAGCTCCTTGACGGCGACCGTCCGGCCGAGGGTCTCGTCCTCGGCGCGCCACACCGTGCCCATGCCGCCGCGGCCCAGCACGTCTCCCAGCCGGTACCGCCCGGCGAGAAGACGCTGCTCGTTCTTGTCCTGACGAGTGTCCTGACGGGATGTCCCCGCCCGCTCCGCCTCCGACATGCGTCCCCTCATGCAACCCGCCCTGACAGAGCCTCCATTGTCCCTCACCCGACAAGTGGCTCACGCCCAGGGTGCCCCCACGCTCCTACAACGGCACGATGTCCGGCGCCCCCAGCCTCGCCGCGTCCGCCGTGAGGTCGTCCGGCTGGCGCTGCGACTCCCGCTCGGCCTCGACCCGCTTCTCGTAGTGCTGGACCTCGCGCTCGATCTGGTCCTTGTCCCAGCCCAGCACGGGCGCCATCAACTCGGCGGCCTCGCGGGCACAGCGGGTGCCCCGGTCGAAGGTCTCTATGGAGATCCGGGTGCGCCGCGTCAGGACGTCGTCCAGGTGCCGCGCGCCTTCGTGCGAGGCCGCGTACACGACCTCGGCGCGCAGATAGTCGTCGGCGCCCGTGAGCGGCTCGCCCAGCGAGGAGTCCGCGGCGATGAGGTCGAACAGTTCCTCGGCCATGGACCCGTACCGGTTCAGCAGGTGTTCGACGCGCACCACATGGAGGCCGGTGCGCGCGGCGATCCGCGCCCGCGCGTTCCACAGCGCCCGGTACCCCTCCGCACCGAGCAGCGGTACGTCCTCGGTGACGCACTCGGCGACCCGCAGATCCAGCCCGTGCACCGCCTCGTCGACCGCGTCCTTGGCCATCACCCGGTACGTCGTG
Proteins encoded in this window:
- a CDS encoding serine/threonine-protein kinase, translating into MSEAERAGTSRQDTRQDKNEQRLLAGRYRLGDVLGRGGMGTVWRAEDETLGRTVAVKELRFPTNIDEDEKRRLITRTLREAKAIARIRNTSAVTVFDVVDEDDRPWIVMELVEGKSLAEVIREDGLLQPRRAAEVGLAVLDVLRSAHREGILHRDVKPSNVLIADDGRVVLTDFGIAQVEGDPSITSTGMLVGAPSYISPERARGHKPGPAADLWSLGGLLYAAVEGVPPYDKGSAIATLTAVMTEPLEEPKNAGPLKDVIYGLLTKDPEKRLDDAGARALLNGVINAPDPKTAEPADATKVVPLPPQPDAPAKKRSSAGGESREGGDRLRGALPSARKAAVATGAAAAARTTSGSGDTSGGDAGRTTAVSAPESGTKSASGGRSSGWPVMTPPDLPPRPVPRAPLTDVVPRRTLVVIAVVVVLAVLGVVLAVALNSGDDGSNQSRGGDKTAAGASESADTRSDDGGAHTDGAASASASAGSTPGNTPSASGGAAAGDGDQESDGSSDNSSDAGDSSDGSAAEKTYQGGQGYSIGLPKGWKYGSSDAAGDRFTGPNGQKLLIAWTATPKDDPVQDWKNQERYMTRSQYDRIRIEEVDYRGWNTADWEFTYVDGGTKYRTIDRGFVVNDHQGYALMYTAKAAAWDGELRKSTWRTLTSTFKPKA